The genome window TTCTGGATTGACTGAGAGAGTGAGAAGCACTCCCATCTCATCTACGGTTCGAGCAATCTTGACATCGTTCGGATTGTCGACCAATCCTTTAACAACATACTCAAGAAACTGAACATCTTGTTCTGTAGACATTTCAATCGTGCGTTTATTTCTGTTAAGTCTGCAGTAAACGACCGTTTCGGTACTGCTCGCTGAATTATATACTATTTCTATGAAAAATGCAAGGGGTGTCTGTGTATAACAAAAACACCATTTTAGGGTGTTTTTGGGGATCTTTAGTTTAAGTGATTTAGACAGTCGGAGCTTCGGCTTTGACCTCGCTCGGGGCTGGAGTGACTCCGGCTGGTGGTACAGCTTTCTTTTCGACTGGTTTCTCTTCTTTTACAATCGGCTTTTTCTTTGGCAAAACATTAATTTTCTTGCCTTGAATAACTTTGGCCGAGATTAACATATTATGAACCGTATCAGAAACTTGAGCACCCTTGGAAATCCAGTGCTTAATTCTTTCAGTATCAAGTCGGTTATTACCCTTGTTGCCTTT of Candidatus Paceibacterota bacterium contains these proteins:
- the rpsP gene encoding 30S ribosomal protein S16; this translates as MLIIRLQRVGRRNEPTFRIVVTDSKNGPKSGKALEVVGAYDPREAKGNKGNNRLDTERIKHWISKGAQVSDTVHNMLISAKVIQGKKINVLPKKKPIVKEEKPVEKKAVPPAGVTPAPSEVKAEAPTV